One Cryobacterium roopkundense genomic region harbors:
- a CDS encoding response regulator, protein MSDQTRSSNIRVLLVDDQALVRAGFRIILQSEPGIVVVGEAADGAGALDLARSLHPDVICMDVQMPGVDGLAATRSIVEDPSVHSAVLILTTFDREDYLFAALQNGASGFLLKNSTPEALIRAVQVLARGDALLAPDVTRRVIERCVSPRDAPTVTRTSEVSGLPDLTERESEVFALLAQGLANSEIAGQLFLGEATVKSHVSKVLMKLQLRDRVQAVVFAYEHGIIVPGVTLND, encoded by the coding sequence ATGAGCGACCAGACGAGATCATCGAACATCCGCGTGCTCCTTGTCGACGATCAGGCGCTGGTTCGAGCCGGCTTTCGAATCATTCTGCAGTCGGAGCCGGGGATCGTCGTGGTGGGCGAGGCTGCCGATGGCGCCGGGGCCCTCGATCTGGCCCGCTCGCTGCACCCCGACGTCATCTGCATGGACGTACAGATGCCCGGTGTCGACGGGCTCGCTGCCACCAGGTCGATCGTCGAGGATCCCTCCGTGCATTCGGCGGTACTGATCCTCACGACCTTCGACCGTGAGGACTACCTTTTTGCCGCGCTGCAGAACGGTGCGAGTGGTTTTCTGCTCAAGAATTCGACCCCCGAGGCCCTGATCCGGGCGGTGCAGGTACTCGCTCGCGGCGATGCCCTGCTTGCACCGGACGTGACACGGCGCGTCATCGAGCGGTGTGTGAGTCCCAGGGACGCACCCACCGTCACGAGGACGTCCGAAGTGAGTGGGCTTCCTGACCTGACCGAACGCGAGTCCGAGGTGTTCGCCCTCCTCGCTCAGGGACTTGCAAATTCTGAAATTGCCGGGCAGCTCTTTCTCGGCGAGGCGACGGTGAAATCCCACGTGTCGAAAGTGCTCATGAAGCTCCAGCTTCGCGACCGAGTGCAGGCCGTTGTTTTCGCCTACGAGCACGGCATCATCGTTCCCGGCGTGACACTCAACGATTGA
- a CDS encoding threonine aldolase family protein, which translates to MTQLHDLNLRGFASDNYSGIHPEILEAITNANGAHQVAYGEDVYTARLQEVFVEQFGEGVEAFPVFNGTGANVIGLQSMLPRWGAVICTANAHIHIDEGGAPEYVGGFKLLPVATLDGKLTPDLIDQEAWGWGDEHRAQPLVVSITQSTELGTAYTVDEVRAIADHAHKNGMTLHMDGARISNAAATLGVPLRAFTRDAGVDVLSFGGTKNGMMLGECIVVLNPAASTGLKYLRKTNMQLSSKMRFISAQFIALLSDDLWLRNASHANAMAHRLRDALEQGVADGSVPNIAFTQATQANAIFARLPLGVADRLRESFRFYDWDAHTGEVRWMCGFDTTEADVDAFVAALKRELVAS; encoded by the coding sequence GTGACCCAACTCCATGATTTGAACCTGCGCGGTTTCGCCTCTGACAACTACTCCGGCATTCACCCCGAGATACTCGAGGCGATCACGAATGCCAACGGGGCGCATCAGGTGGCCTACGGCGAAGACGTTTATACGGCTCGCCTGCAAGAGGTGTTCGTCGAACAGTTCGGCGAGGGCGTCGAGGCATTCCCGGTGTTCAACGGAACCGGCGCCAACGTGATCGGCCTCCAGTCGATGCTTCCGCGCTGGGGCGCGGTCATCTGCACGGCCAACGCGCACATCCACATCGACGAGGGCGGCGCCCCGGAATACGTCGGCGGCTTCAAGCTGCTGCCTGTCGCCACACTCGACGGCAAGCTCACCCCCGACCTCATCGATCAGGAGGCGTGGGGCTGGGGCGACGAGCACCGCGCGCAGCCGCTCGTCGTGTCGATCACTCAGAGCACCGAACTCGGTACCGCCTATACGGTGGACGAGGTTCGCGCCATTGCCGACCATGCCCACAAGAACGGCATGACGCTGCACATGGACGGCGCTCGCATCTCCAACGCCGCCGCTACCCTCGGCGTTCCGTTGCGCGCGTTCACCCGCGACGCCGGCGTCGACGTGCTCAGCTTCGGCGGCACCAAGAACGGCATGATGCTCGGCGAGTGCATCGTGGTGCTCAACCCCGCGGCATCCACCGGCTTGAAATACCTGCGCAAGACCAACATGCAGCTGTCCTCCAAGATGCGCTTCATCTCGGCGCAGTTCATTGCACTGCTGAGCGACGACCTGTGGTTGCGCAACGCGAGCCACGCCAACGCCATGGCGCACCGGCTGCGCGACGCCCTCGAGCAGGGGGTAGCGGATGGCTCGGTGCCGAATATCGCGTTCACCCAGGCCACGCAGGCCAACGCGATCTTCGCCCGACTGCCGCTCGGGGTGGCCGACCGACTGCGCGAGAGCTTCCGTTTCTACGACTGGGACGCCCACACTGGCGAGGTGCGCTGGATGTGCGGTTTCGATACGACCGAAGCGGATGTCGACGCGTTCGTCGCCGCTCTCAAGCGTGAGCTCGTGGCCTCGTGA
- a CDS encoding ABC transporter permease — protein sequence MSSITRPVHTAPTFAQSVWLVSNREITARLRTKSFLISTGILLLISLASVVVGSIVSQNENLTTVAVVGSAMSVVDETAAFDIIEADTTAEAKALLRDGTVEAAVVPSTTADSLLDISVIALESAPSDVVGSLSVTPDVDILEPASQDGFLAYLVAIAFGVIFLMSATTFGATIAQSVVEEKQTRIVEILMSTISVRALLAGKVLGNSLMVFGQIVSIGLLVSIGLAVTGQRVLLADVGPAIGWFAVFFAFGFVLLAALYAATASLVSRQEDVASATSPVLFLVMIPYFLVVFFNDNPLVLAIMSYVPFSAPVGMPVRIFLGDAQWWEPVLSLIVLILSTFVVILLGSRIYSNALLRMGVRVPLREALHK from the coding sequence GTGAGCAGCATCACCCGCCCGGTGCACACCGCGCCCACCTTCGCCCAGAGCGTCTGGCTGGTTTCGAATCGTGAAATCACCGCCCGACTGCGCACCAAGTCCTTCCTGATCTCTACGGGAATCCTCCTGCTCATCTCCCTCGCGTCGGTCGTCGTCGGCAGCATCGTCAGCCAAAACGAGAACCTGACCACGGTCGCCGTCGTCGGGAGCGCCATGAGCGTCGTCGATGAAACGGCCGCCTTCGACATTATCGAGGCCGACACCACGGCCGAGGCCAAGGCTCTCCTGCGCGACGGGACCGTAGAGGCGGCCGTCGTGCCGTCCACGACCGCGGATTCCCTCCTCGACATCTCGGTCATCGCCTTGGAATCTGCGCCCAGCGATGTCGTGGGCTCTCTCAGTGTGACCCCGGACGTGGATATCCTGGAACCCGCTTCTCAGGACGGCTTCCTGGCCTATCTTGTCGCCATCGCCTTCGGCGTGATCTTTCTCATGTCCGCCACGACCTTCGGCGCCACTATCGCGCAGAGCGTCGTCGAGGAGAAGCAGACGCGCATCGTCGAGATTCTCATGTCCACGATCTCGGTGCGGGCGCTCCTCGCCGGCAAGGTGCTCGGGAACAGCCTCATGGTCTTCGGCCAGATCGTGTCGATCGGACTGCTGGTGTCCATCGGGCTGGCCGTGACCGGCCAACGCGTGCTGTTGGCCGATGTCGGCCCAGCCATCGGCTGGTTCGCCGTGTTCTTCGCCTTCGGCTTCGTGCTGCTGGCCGCACTCTATGCCGCCACCGCATCGCTGGTATCCCGGCAGGAAGACGTGGCGTCGGCAACCTCGCCGGTGCTGTTCCTGGTGATGATTCCGTATTTCCTGGTCGTGTTCTTCAATGACAACCCACTCGTGCTGGCCATCATGTCCTACGTACCCTTCTCCGCCCCGGTCGGCATGCCGGTGCGCATCTTCCTGGGGGACGCCCAATGGTGGGAGCCGGTGCTCTCCCTCATTGTGCTCATCCTCTCCACGTTCGTCGTGATCCTCCTCGGCTCCCGCATCTACTCGAATGCGCTGCTCCGCATGGGTGTTCGTGTGCCGCTCCGTGAGGCGCTCCACAAGTAG
- a CDS encoding zinc-dependent alcohol dehydrogenase family protein, translated as MLATVIHGERDIRLEEVPNPVLSTGGDAIVRVVAACVCGSDLWPYRGIAPTAEPKRIGHEFVGVVEEIGADVSTIKVGDFVIAPFYDCDNTCVNCRNGVSTSCLNGGWWGADDKMGGFADGAQGERVRVPHADGSLVATPEQPDDSLVPSLLTLADVMGTGHHAAISAGVTAGSTVVVVGDGAVGLCAVLASKRLGATRIIAMSRHADRQAVAREFGATDIVELRGDEGVARVQELLDGIGADCVLECVGTAESMDQAIRSARPGGMVGYVGVPNGGAELPIRTLFGTNVGVNGGVASVRGYVDELLPEVLSGAINPGRVFDLQLPLAEVAEAYAAMDERRAIKVLLRP; from the coding sequence ATGCTTGCAACTGTGATCCATGGCGAACGCGATATCCGCCTCGAAGAAGTCCCCAACCCCGTGCTGTCCACCGGAGGCGACGCCATCGTGCGCGTCGTTGCCGCGTGCGTCTGCGGTTCCGACTTATGGCCGTACCGGGGGATCGCGCCCACTGCAGAACCGAAGCGCATCGGTCACGAATTCGTGGGCGTCGTCGAAGAAATCGGAGCGGATGTCTCCACCATCAAGGTGGGTGACTTCGTCATTGCGCCGTTCTACGACTGTGACAACACTTGTGTGAATTGCCGCAACGGCGTGAGCACCTCCTGCCTCAACGGTGGCTGGTGGGGAGCCGACGACAAGATGGGCGGCTTCGCCGACGGCGCCCAGGGCGAGCGCGTACGCGTTCCCCACGCCGACGGATCCCTCGTGGCCACTCCGGAGCAGCCCGACGATTCGCTTGTGCCGAGCCTGCTCACCCTCGCCGACGTGATGGGAACCGGTCACCACGCCGCGATCTCCGCCGGTGTCACGGCGGGCAGCACTGTCGTCGTGGTGGGTGACGGAGCCGTGGGGCTGTGCGCCGTTCTCGCGAGCAAGCGTCTCGGTGCGACCCGCATCATCGCCATGTCGCGCCATGCTGATCGTCAGGCCGTGGCCCGGGAATTCGGTGCGACCGACATCGTGGAGCTGCGCGGCGACGAGGGCGTCGCCCGCGTGCAGGAGCTGCTCGACGGCATCGGCGCCGACTGCGTTCTCGAGTGCGTCGGCACCGCGGAATCCATGGACCAGGCCATCCGGTCGGCTCGTCCGGGTGGCATGGTCGGCTACGTCGGCGTGCCGAACGGCGGCGCCGAGTTGCCGATCCGCACACTTTTCGGAACTAACGTCGGCGTCAACGGCGGCGTCGCATCCGTTCGCGGCTATGTCGACGAGCTGCTGCCAGAGGTACTCTCCGGAGCGATCAACCCCGGTCGCGTCTTCGACCTGCAGCTTCCGCTCGCGGAGGTCGCCGAGGCGTACGCCGCCATGGACGAACGCCGCGCCATTAAGGTGCTGCTGCGCCCGTAG
- a CDS encoding ABC transporter ATP-binding protein: MLDIRGVNKRYGSKPVLTDVSFTVAAGRMTGFVGANGAGKTTTMRIILGVLTPDSGTVLIDGTPVAPSDRRRFGYMPEERGLYPKMKIGEQLVYLARLHGLDRTSARRNTDDLLERLGLSERAGDLVEALSLGNQQRAQIAAALVHDPEFLVLDEPFSGLDPIAVETVMGVLTDYAAGGAPVLFSSHQLDIVERLCDDLVIIAEGQIRASGPREQLREQYSSPRFEILAPGDIGWIRTLPGITLIDTASGRAVFEAETDAASQSVLRHALDRGAVSSFSQQRPGLATIFKEVVQ; this comes from the coding sequence ATGCTCGACATCAGGGGCGTCAACAAACGCTACGGCAGCAAGCCCGTGCTCACCGACGTGAGCTTCACGGTGGCAGCCGGACGCATGACCGGCTTCGTGGGCGCGAACGGCGCGGGCAAGACCACGACCATGCGCATCATCCTCGGTGTGCTCACTCCGGATTCCGGCACGGTACTCATCGACGGCACGCCGGTCGCCCCGAGCGACCGGCGCCGCTTCGGCTATATGCCTGAGGAACGCGGCCTGTACCCGAAGATGAAAATCGGCGAGCAGCTCGTGTACCTGGCGCGCCTGCACGGGCTCGATCGGACATCCGCTCGCCGCAACACCGACGATCTGCTCGAACGCCTCGGCCTCTCCGAACGGGCCGGCGACCTCGTGGAAGCGCTTTCTCTCGGCAATCAGCAACGCGCGCAGATCGCGGCTGCGCTCGTGCACGACCCCGAATTTCTGGTGCTCGACGAGCCATTCTCAGGCCTCGACCCGATCGCGGTCGAGACCGTGATGGGCGTGCTCACCGACTACGCCGCCGGAGGCGCTCCCGTGCTCTTCTCCTCGCACCAGCTCGACATCGTCGAGCGGCTCTGTGACGACCTCGTGATCATCGCGGAGGGCCAGATTCGAGCCAGCGGGCCGCGGGAACAGCTACGTGAGCAGTACAGCAGCCCCCGCTTCGAGATCCTCGCGCCAGGAGACATCGGGTGGATCCGAACCCTGCCCGGCATCACCCTCATCGACACGGCATCGGGCCGCGCTGTCTTCGAGGCCGAAACGGATGCCGCCAGCCAGTCGGTTCTCCGCCACGCCCTCGACCGTGGCGCGGTCAGTTCGTTCAGCCAGCAGCGACCCGGCCTCGCCACGATCTTCAAGGAGGTCGTGCAGTGA
- a CDS encoding ABC transporter permease has translation MSTNRPLHTAPTFGQSVRLVSNREIVARLRSKSFLISTAILLLISVASVVVGGIAAQNTSVPRVAVVGYVGQNVEQIKAFDLVQADNMTDAEGLVRDGTVVAAVVPAPADASPLGVAVIALSEPPAAVMNALSVSPELRLLEPPTRDNSLAYLVALGFGLVFLMSSITFGSTIAQSVVEEKQTRIVEILMSTISVRALLAGKVLGNSIMAFAQIIAIGLLVSVGMAVTGQTSLLAGVGPAIVWFAVFFAFGFVLLAALYAATASLVSRQEDVGSATSPVMILIMIPYFLVIFFNDNPTVLAVMSYIPFSAPVGMPMRIFLGSAAWWEPLLSLMVLLATTAAVIALGSRIYANALLRMGARVPLREALRK, from the coding sequence GTGAGCACGAATCGTCCCCTGCATACAGCCCCAACTTTCGGTCAGAGCGTGCGACTTGTCTCCAACCGGGAGATTGTGGCGCGGCTCCGCAGCAAGTCCTTCCTCATCTCCACCGCCATCCTGCTGCTGATCTCGGTGGCCTCAGTTGTCGTTGGCGGAATCGCCGCCCAGAACACGAGCGTGCCGCGCGTCGCCGTCGTGGGCTACGTAGGGCAAAACGTTGAGCAGATCAAGGCGTTTGACCTCGTGCAGGCCGACAACATGACGGACGCGGAGGGACTCGTGCGCGACGGCACTGTCGTGGCCGCGGTCGTACCCGCACCCGCGGACGCCTCGCCCCTCGGCGTGGCCGTGATCGCTCTCAGTGAGCCGCCCGCCGCGGTGATGAATGCGCTAAGCGTGAGCCCTGAGCTCCGCCTGCTCGAACCGCCCACCCGCGACAACAGCCTCGCGTATCTCGTGGCCCTCGGCTTCGGGCTCGTGTTTCTGATGTCCTCCATCACCTTCGGCTCCACAATCGCCCAGAGCGTCGTGGAAGAGAAGCAGACCCGGATCGTCGAGATCCTCATGTCCACCATCTCCGTGCGCGCCCTCCTGGCCGGCAAGGTGCTCGGCAACAGCATCATGGCCTTCGCGCAGATCATTGCCATCGGCCTCTTGGTGTCCGTGGGCATGGCTGTCACGGGGCAGACCAGCCTCCTCGCGGGCGTCGGGCCGGCCATCGTCTGGTTCGCGGTCTTCTTCGCGTTCGGGTTCGTGCTGCTGGCCGCACTCTACGCGGCCACCGCGTCCCTAGTGTCGCGGCAGGAAGACGTGGGCTCGGCCACCTCCCCGGTGATGATCCTCATCATGATCCCGTACTTCCTGGTGATCTTCTTCAACGACAACCCCACGGTGCTCGCCGTCATGTCGTATATCCCGTTCTCCGCACCGGTGGGCATGCCGATGCGCATCTTCCTCGGGTCCGCCGCCTGGTGGGAGCCGCTGCTGTCCCTAATGGTCCTGCTGGCCACCACGGCTGCGGTCATAGCGCTGGGCTCGCGTATCTACGCGAACGCGCTCCTGCGCATGGGGGCGCGCGTGCCGCTCCGCGAGGCACTCCGCAAGTAG
- a CDS encoding nitroreductase family protein, with the protein MSLITDTHSRRADTDAPLIPILIERWSPRGYDAAAVIDEATLMTVLEAARWAPSASNMQPARFIVARRGSEAFNTIHANLMGFNQTWADSASVLIANVAELAIDKTADELKENPWARYDLGQAVAHLTIQAQHEGLHTHQLGGFDAAALATAFGLTDNQVIVTITALGVLGDASALSPALLEREVAPRTRKPLSELLLVND; encoded by the coding sequence ATGAGCCTCATCACCGATACGCACAGCCGCCGCGCCGACACCGACGCGCCGCTCATCCCCATCCTGATTGAGCGTTGGAGCCCCCGCGGCTACGACGCCGCCGCCGTCATCGACGAGGCCACACTCATGACCGTGCTCGAGGCCGCGCGTTGGGCTCCGTCTGCCAGCAACATGCAGCCCGCGCGCTTCATCGTGGCCCGCCGCGGTTCCGAAGCCTTCAACACGATCCACGCGAACCTGATGGGCTTCAACCAGACCTGGGCCGACTCGGCATCCGTTCTCATCGCCAACGTGGCCGAGCTCGCCATCGACAAGACCGCCGACGAGCTCAAGGAAAACCCGTGGGCTCGCTATGACCTCGGCCAGGCAGTGGCTCACCTCACCATCCAGGCCCAGCACGAGGGCCTGCACACCCACCAGCTCGGCGGGTTCGACGCGGCCGCCCTCGCGACGGCGTTCGGCCTCACCGACAACCAGGTGATCGTCACGATCACGGCTCTCGGCGTTCTGGGCGACGCGTCGGCCCTCTCCCCGGCCCTGCTCGAGCGCGAAGTTGCGCCGCGCACCCGCAAACCCCTCTCGGAGCTGCTGCTCGTCAACGACTAG
- a CDS encoding long-chain-fatty-acid--CoA ligase, which translates to MSVFADRPWLAAYAPGVPGTIEEPTETLIDMMEASTKRFGRNIALDFFGSTTTYEELGEDISRAANGLRKLGVTPGDRVALVLPNCPQHVVAFYAVLRLGAIVVEHNPLYTDRELRHQFEDHGARVAIVWDKVYSTVRAFPKDMGVTEIVTVDLIQAMPLGKRLALKLPIAKARTARAALTSGPGKGATTWDTLVDSRRLHKSHPRPQLEDTAVLQYTSGTTGTPKGVILSHYNLRANAAQGSSWVRGMRPGNETVYAVLPMFHAYGLTLCLTFAMSIGARLVLFPKFDEKLVLDAARHAPPTFLPAVPPIYDRLVTAAAARKVSLAGIRFAISGAMNLPVSIVERWEEATGGLLVEGYGMTEASPIIAGNPIGLTRRPGTVGVPFPSTEIRVVAPADPLIDLEFDEEGELLVRGPQVFSGYWDRPSESAQVLLPDGWLRTGDIVRVSADGFITVVDRMKELIITGGFNVAPSEVEEALLSHPDIVDAAAVGLPSESGGEDIVAAVVLIGGAHLDVDAVREYCRTRLSAYKVPKRIVQVDDMPRSLLGKILRREVRTRLLTE; encoded by the coding sequence GTGAGCGTCTTCGCCGACCGTCCCTGGCTCGCCGCGTACGCGCCCGGTGTTCCGGGCACGATTGAAGAGCCCACCGAGACTCTGATCGACATGATGGAGGCGTCGACGAAGCGTTTCGGCCGAAACATTGCCCTGGACTTCTTCGGCTCCACGACCACCTACGAGGAACTCGGCGAAGACATCAGCCGTGCGGCGAACGGGCTGCGCAAGCTCGGCGTCACGCCCGGCGACCGGGTGGCTCTCGTTCTGCCCAACTGCCCGCAACACGTCGTGGCCTTCTACGCCGTGCTGCGCCTCGGTGCCATCGTGGTGGAGCACAACCCGCTCTACACCGACCGGGAGCTACGCCACCAGTTCGAAGACCACGGAGCCCGCGTGGCAATAGTCTGGGACAAGGTGTACTCCACGGTGCGGGCGTTCCCGAAAGACATGGGCGTCACCGAGATCGTCACGGTCGACCTCATCCAGGCCATGCCGCTTGGCAAGCGCCTCGCGCTCAAGCTGCCGATAGCGAAGGCGCGCACGGCCCGGGCAGCCCTCACATCCGGCCCCGGAAAAGGCGCCACCACTTGGGACACGCTCGTGGACTCCCGCCGACTGCACAAGTCGCATCCCCGCCCACAGCTCGAGGACACAGCCGTGCTCCAGTACACGAGCGGTACCACCGGAACGCCCAAGGGCGTAATCCTGAGCCATTACAACCTGCGTGCGAACGCTGCCCAGGGTTCGTCGTGGGTTCGTGGCATGCGGCCGGGCAACGAGACCGTCTACGCCGTACTGCCTATGTTCCACGCGTACGGCCTCACGCTCTGCCTCACCTTCGCGATGAGCATCGGGGCCAGGCTCGTGCTGTTCCCCAAGTTTGACGAGAAGCTTGTGCTCGATGCCGCACGGCACGCACCACCCACGTTCCTGCCGGCCGTTCCTCCCATCTACGATCGCCTCGTCACGGCCGCTGCCGCGCGCAAGGTGAGCCTCGCGGGCATCCGCTTCGCCATCTCAGGTGCGATGAACCTGCCGGTGTCGATCGTGGAGCGTTGGGAAGAGGCCACCGGCGGCCTGCTCGTGGAGGGCTACGGCATGACCGAAGCCTCGCCGATCATCGCCGGCAACCCGATCGGCCTCACCCGCCGGCCCGGCACCGTGGGCGTGCCGTTCCCGAGCACGGAGATTCGTGTCGTCGCCCCCGCCGATCCCCTGATCGACCTCGAGTTCGATGAGGAAGGCGAGCTTCTCGTACGCGGGCCGCAGGTGTTCTCCGGCTACTGGGATCGTCCGAGCGAGTCCGCTCAGGTTCTATTACCCGACGGCTGGTTGCGCACGGGCGACATCGTTCGCGTCTCCGCCGACGGCTTCATCACCGTCGTCGACCGCATGAAAGAGCTCATCATCACGGGCGGATTCAATGTGGCCCCGTCCGAGGTGGAGGAAGCCCTCCTGTCTCACCCCGACATCGTGGATGCGGCGGCCGTCGGGCTTCCGAGCGAAAGCGGCGGCGAAGACATCGTGGCGGCGGTCGTGCTCATCGGCGGCGCGCACCTCGACGTCGACGCCGTGCGCGAATATTGCCGCACCCGGCTGTCCGCCTACAAGGTTCCGAAGCGCATTGTGCAGGTCGATGACATGCCGCGCTCTCTGCTCGGGAAGATCCTGCGCCGCGAGGTGCGCACCCGGCTGCTCACCGAGTAG
- a CDS encoding ABC transporter ATP-binding protein, giving the protein MLDIRGVTKSYGTRQVLTDVSFVVGDGRMIGFVGANGAGKTTTMRIILGVLSPDSGTVLIDGAPVTASDRRRFGYMPEERGLYPKMKVAEQLVYLARLHGLSPACARHNTAALLEQLGLEARATDTVESLSLGNQQRAQIAAALVHDPEFLVLDEPFSGLDPLAVEVVMSVLAGYAAQGAPVLFSSHQLDIVERLCDDLVIIADGEVRAAGSRDSLREQHSSARFEIRTAGDTGWIRDVPGITVLDFDGDYALFESDADAASQDVLHRAVRLGTVHTFSQQRPTLATIFKEVIS; this is encoded by the coding sequence ATGCTTGATATCAGAGGCGTCACAAAAAGCTACGGCACCAGGCAGGTGCTCACCGACGTGAGCTTCGTTGTCGGAGACGGACGCATGATCGGTTTCGTCGGCGCAAACGGAGCGGGAAAGACCACTACGATGCGCATCATCCTGGGCGTGTTGAGCCCGGACTCCGGCACGGTGTTGATCGACGGGGCCCCGGTCACCGCGAGCGATCGCCGCCGGTTCGGCTACATGCCCGAAGAACGCGGTCTGTACCCGAAGATGAAGGTCGCCGAGCAGCTCGTCTACCTCGCCCGATTGCACGGCCTGTCGCCTGCCTGTGCTCGTCACAACACGGCCGCGTTGTTGGAGCAACTCGGCCTGGAAGCCCGGGCGACCGACACCGTGGAATCGCTCTCGCTGGGCAACCAACAGCGGGCCCAGATCGCTGCCGCGCTGGTGCACGATCCCGAATTCCTCGTGCTCGACGAGCCGTTCTCCGGGCTGGACCCGCTGGCCGTGGAAGTCGTGATGAGCGTTCTCGCCGGGTACGCTGCCCAGGGCGCGCCCGTGCTTTTCTCGTCCCACCAGCTGGACATCGTCGAACGTCTCTGTGACGACCTCGTGATCATCGCCGACGGCGAGGTTCGCGCCGCCGGCTCCCGGGATAGCCTGCGGGAGCAGCACAGCAGTGCCCGATTTGAGATCCGGACGGCGGGCGACACGGGCTGGATCCGGGACGTTCCCGGCATCACCGTGCTCGACTTCGATGGCGACTACGCGCTGTTCGAATCAGACGCGGATGCCGCCAGCCAGGACGTGCTGCACCGTGCGGTCAGGCTCGGAACGGTGCACACCTTCAGCCAGCAACGCCCCACCCTTGCCACGATCTTCAAGGAGGTCATCTCGTGA
- a CDS encoding sensor histidine kinase, protein MSTSDSAALDVWRRPRPSRPEFRTDLWVALVLTGATALSVSLTRSAGVYADSHVLQVSLWVALIALPLALRRRWPEIVAITASLVFAGGVMLETGDALFSNICLYVAIYSVGAWSRHRTGALWVRVGIVAGMFVWLISQLFVQANQMTMMPDLSREGFFSPYAAFGVLQVFINMIYFGAAWYFGDSAWHSARTGAELAGANAELVAERERSSGQALILERVRIARELHDVVAHHVSVMGVQAGAARRILTLDPTQAAEALASIEQSARSAVDELHTMLRTLRTNDPSITEITSRSGSTRGLDQLGELAEQSRTVGVPVRLSIVGEARAVPATIGLSIYRIAQEALTNTRKHAGPGASSEVRLRYEADAVELEITDDGIGPRRQFAAVAPGGSGANGTGPVGGAGAGSGAGASAIGLGQRGMLERVAAVGGVLHLGARPRGGYLVRARFPLVRVENV, encoded by the coding sequence ATGAGCACCTCCGATTCCGCTGCCCTTGACGTGTGGCGGCGACCCCGTCCGAGCAGACCGGAGTTCCGAACAGATCTGTGGGTCGCGCTCGTGCTCACCGGCGCCACCGCGTTGAGCGTGTCGCTGACGCGCAGCGCCGGGGTGTACGCGGATTCGCACGTGTTGCAGGTATCGCTTTGGGTCGCCCTGATCGCTCTTCCCCTGGCGCTGCGACGTCGCTGGCCGGAGATCGTAGCCATCACGGCATCCCTGGTGTTCGCCGGCGGCGTGATGCTCGAAACGGGGGACGCCCTGTTCTCCAATATCTGCCTCTATGTGGCCATCTACTCGGTCGGCGCGTGGAGCCGCCACAGAACCGGGGCACTCTGGGTGCGTGTCGGAATTGTGGCGGGAATGTTCGTGTGGCTCATTTCCCAACTCTTCGTCCAAGCCAACCAGATGACCATGATGCCGGACCTCTCGCGCGAGGGATTCTTCTCGCCCTACGCCGCATTTGGGGTGCTTCAGGTCTTCATCAACATGATCTACTTCGGTGCCGCCTGGTATTTCGGTGATTCAGCGTGGCACTCCGCGCGCACCGGCGCTGAGCTGGCCGGGGCCAACGCGGAGCTGGTCGCCGAACGCGAGCGATCTTCCGGACAGGCCCTCATCCTGGAACGCGTGCGCATTGCCCGCGAACTACATGACGTCGTCGCCCACCACGTGTCGGTGATGGGCGTCCAGGCCGGCGCTGCCCGCCGCATCCTGACCCTCGATCCGACTCAGGCGGCCGAGGCGCTGGCGAGTATTGAGCAGAGCGCGCGCAGCGCGGTGGATGAATTGCACACCATGCTCAGAACCCTGCGCACAAACGACCCGTCCATCACTGAAATCACCAGCCGGTCGGGAAGCACGCGCGGCCTCGACCAGCTCGGCGAACTCGCTGAACAGAGTCGAACCGTCGGCGTTCCGGTGCGGCTGTCCATCGTGGGTGAAGCGCGGGCCGTCCCTGCCACGATTGGCCTGAGTATTTATCGGATCGCTCAGGAAGCCCTGACCAACACCCGCAAACATGCCGGTCCCGGCGCCAGCAGCGAGGTTCGGCTCCGCTACGAAGCGGATGCCGTAGAGCTCGAGATCACCGATGACGGTATCGGCCCCCGACGGCAGTTCGCTGCCGTCGCACCGGGCGGATCCGGCGCCAACGGCACAGGCCCGGTGGGAGGGGCGGGGGCAGGGTCTGGGGCAGGCGCGAGCGCGATTGGTCTCGGTCAGCGCGGCATGCTCGAACGAGTCGCGGCGGTTGGCGGAGTGCTGCATCTGGGCGCGAGGCCCCGTGGCGGCTACCTCGTGCGTGCCCGTTTTCCGCTCGTTCGGGTGGAAAACGTATGA